One part of the Sebastes fasciatus isolate fSebFas1 chromosome 8, fSebFas1.pri, whole genome shotgun sequence genome encodes these proteins:
- the LOC141772027 gene encoding nucleolar protein 4-like isoform X3 — translation MSEPTWLATDLGAASDLSPLSRGERMRHSPQNAHGKEDDEDSSSESGSGNGLPALTPPSSAVTDGAMVQETEVVNGNGGPAPLDFSTPTSSSSSSEDQQPMNLSDPLPAPPQRLLLSTSHLPVTVSAAAAALLGALHPNAPEELRRKYPLAAKPPVAPHPALPLPLPHTHNAHTPNTHSQSNTHTAELRLDRDGRDYGGKSPQYSSGGSYDSVKMDLGAEDLTTGRQVAADDDDDDHDDHDDNDKINDTEGVDPERLKAFNMFVRLFVDENLDRMVPISKQPKEKIQAIIESCSRQFPEFQERARKRIRTYLKSCRRMKKSGMETRPTPPHLTSAMAENILAAACESESRNAAKRMRLDAFHDDQISLDKPSGGSGGGLREPASLAHSAYSLAASAFSSSQDTQLYINGAGLSYGYRGYPGLGAAMQHPVSLTTGAAAQSNGPTDLSMKSLSSANISNSSSSSASAAANNSLGGRGSSSSSSGGGGGGGGASTQLSQPEITAVRQLIAGYRESAAFLLRSADELENLILQQN, via the exons AGGATTCATCGTCAGAGAGCGGCAGTGGAAACGGCCTGCCCGCCctgacccctccctcctccgccGTGACGGACGGCGCCATGGTCCAGGAAACAGAGGTCGTCAACGGCAACGGCGGCCCCGCCCCGCTGGACTTCAGCACGCCgacgtcctcctcctcgtcgtcCGAGGACCAGCAGCCGATGAACCTGAGCGACCCCCTCCCGGCCCCCCCTCAGCGCCTGCTCCTGTCCACCTCGCACCTGCCCGTCACCGTGTCGGCGGCGGCCGCGGCTCTGCTCGGCGCTCTGCATCCCAACGCGCCCGAGGAGCTCCGCAGGAAGTACCCGCTGGCCGCCAAGCCTCCCGTGGCGCCGCACCCGGCCCTGCCTCTGCCGCTGCCGCACACGCACAACGCACACACTCCCAACACACACTCccagtccaacacacacaccgctgAGCTGCGACTGGACCGAGACGGCCGTGACTACGGGGGCAAG TCCCCTCAGTACAGCTCGGGCGGCAGCTACGACAGCGTGAAGATGGACCTGGGTGCCGAGGACCTGACCACGGGGCGGCAGGTCGCCGCCGACGATGACGACGACGACCACGACGACCACGACGACAACGACAAGATCAACGACACGGAGGGAGTCGATCCCGAGAGACTAAAGGCCTTCAAT ATGTTTGTGCGTCTGTTTGTGGACGAGAACTTGGATCGGATGGTtcccatctccaagcagcccaAGGAGAAGATCcaggccatcatcgagtcctgCAGCAGACAGTTCCCAGAGTTCCAGGAACGCGCCCGCAAGCGCATCCGCACCTACCTCAAATCCTGCCGACGCATGAAGAAGAGCGGCATGGAG ACCCGTCCTACTCCGCCTCACCTCACCTCAGCCATGGCTGAGAACATCCTGGCTGCCGCCTGCGAGAGCGAATCACGCAACGCCGCAAAGAGGATGCGCCTCGACGCCTTTCAC GATGACCAGATCTCTCTGGACAAGCCGTCCGGCGGCAGCGGCGGCGGTCTGAGGGAGCCGGCGTCCCTCGCTCACTCCGCCTACTCCCTGGCCGCCTcagccttctcctcctcccaggACACCCAGCTCTACATCAACGGAGCCGGCCTCAGCTACGGTTACCGTGGATACCCGGGCCTGGGCGCTGCCATGCAACACCCCGTTTCCCTGACGACCGGCGCTGCTGCTCAGAGCAACG GCCCAACAGACCTCAGCATGAAATCTCTCTCCTCTGCCAACATCagtaactcctcctcctcctccgcctccgccGCCGCCAACAACAGCCTGGGCGGacggggcagcagcagcagcagcagcggcggcggcggaggaGGGGGCGGGGCGTCGACCCAGCTCAGCCAACCGGAGATCACGGCCGTGCGTCAGCTGATCGCCGGCTACCGGGAGTCGGCCGCCTTCCTGCTCCGCTCGGCAGACGAGTTGGAGAACCTCATCCTGCAGCAGAACTGA